The nucleotide sequence CTTCCGTTCCGTCGTGTCCTCTACTTCCAGTCCCTATCATCTTTCACCACAACGGCCTGCATTTTCCATCTTACTTCCACGTGTCACAAAACAACTCAACACCCCACAGAAATCCAATGGGCTCCCCGACACCTAATTACTTTCTCCATCTATATCGAGTCTCACACCAAACACAGCACaaccaaagaaaaataatcaaattcaacatTAATTTCAAATCCGCATTTTCAGTCTCtgaaatccaaaaaaaacaatacaaagATGATGAAACTCACACATAGTTATAGTTTCTGTTAAGAAACAAAGCTTCTTTCAATCTTAACCGTTCATTTCACCGATAGTTCAATATCAACCGTGGATGGGCCAAGCAGCTTCCACGGTCACCGGAACCAACCGCCGGGAAAGCGCAGGCAACCGATCTACGAAAACCACCAGATCCACCGCCTTGGTTTCTCCGATGATCTCCACCGACGACGGCGACGATGTTGCAGATCCGGTTGACGGCGACGGTAACGATGGAATCGGAAACTCCGATTATATATCAGATCTACCTGATGAGTGTTTAGCGATTGTGTTTCAGTCGCTGAATCCCTCTGATCGGAATCAGTGTTCACTCGTTTGCCGGCGGTGGCTTCACGTTGAAGGACAGAGTCGTCAACGGCTTTCGTTGAACGCAAAGCTCGATCTTCTTCCGGTAATTCCTTCCCTGTTTAATCGATTTGATTCAGTGACGAAATTAGCGTTGAAGTGTGATCGTAGATCTGTGAGTATTAGAGATGAAGCGCTTGTTATAATCTCTGAGCGTTGTCCTAATCTCACGCGCCTTAAGCTCCGCGCGTGTCGTGAACTTACGGATGCAGGAATGGAAGCTTTTGCTAAGAATTGCAAGGGTTTGAGGAAATTATCGTGTGGATCTTGTACTTTTGGATCTAAAGGTATGAACGCCGTGCTTGAAAACTGCGCCGCACTGGAGGAATTGTCGGTGAAAAGGCTTAGGGGAATTGCGGAGACTGCTGTGGCTGAGCCGATTGGACCGGGTGTGGCCGCGGCGTCGTTGAAGACGATTTGTTTGAAGGAGCTTTATAATGGACAGTGTTTTGGTTCGTTGATTTTAGGTGCTAAGAATTTGAAGACTTTGAAGCTTTTTCGATGTTCGGGTGATTGGGATACGCTTTTTACACTTATGGCGGAAAGAGTGGCGAGTATGATTGTTGAGGTTCATTTTGAGAGGCTTCAGATTAGTGATATTGGCTTGCAAGCTATTTCGAATTGTTCAAATTTGGAGATTTTGCATCTTGTTAAGACACCTGAGTGTACTGATATGGGACTTGTTGCGATAGCTGAAAGATGCAAGTTGTTAAGGAAGCTACATATTGATGGATGGAAGGCAAATCGGATTGGCGATGAAGGGTTAATTGCGGTTGCAAAGTTTTGCCCTAATTTGCAAGAATTGGTGCTTATTGGTGTTAACCCTACGAGAGTGAGTTTGGAAATGTTGGCATCGAATTGCCCGAATCTAGAGAGATTGGCTTTGTGTGCAAGTGATACTGTTGGTGATCCTGAGATATCTTGCATTGCTGCAAAGTGTTTGGCTTTGAAGAAACTTTGCATCAAGAGTTGTCCTGTTTCTGATCTTGGGATGGAAGCTTTGGCAAATGGTTGTCCCAATTTGGTGAAAGTGAAGGTTAAGAAGTGTAAGGGTGTTACCCCTGAAGGTGGGGATTGGTTGAGGCACACTAgggtttctgttgctgttaacTTGGATGCGGTCGAAGCAGAACTTCAAGATGCTAGTGCTAGTGATGGTGGAGCACAAGACAATGGGATTGAATTTCCTTCAATGCCTGGCTCCGCAGCATCTACATCGGCAAATATTGCATCGAGAAGTACTGTTCGATCAAGTTCGTTCAAGCAAAGGTTAGGGCTATTGTCCGGGAGGAAAATTGTAGCTAGCACTTTGAGAAGATGGTCAGGTGGTAGCACTAGTGCCCGCCATGGTTAGAGACAAGAGCATAAGGAAGCTTGTTGTCTTTGACCATTTTTCGATATTATTATTGTTCTGTATCATTTGATTTTCTATATGTTGTACTTAACATTTGATATTTATGCCGTGTGATGTTTATTGCCTTTTGAATTGAATCTTCACGGTTGAAGTGTCAATGGCATTTTTCCTCTCACTCATCCTGCGTAGATTATACATTGTTTGTTTGATTCGTCTCTTGACTGGATTCTAAGATTTGAAGGACTGGAAACAACAGTGTGTATAGGATCATAGAGGTTAAGGTTGTTTGGTTTTTGTATGAATTATGATTGTTGTATCCATGTTTCATCAAACTATAGTATTGTATCAGATGTCTGGTAGTAAATGGCAGAAGATATCTGTTTTTCATGTTATATATTGGGTGCATGCGACATTCAAATGTGTATGACTCTTGAAAGGATCTTTAATAGTGAGGAATTAAATGGATTGCTTAACTAACTCTTTACGGACATCGACCCAAAAATTTAACCAAACTCAACCAGTTTTTACTCCAATGGCGACTGCATTTAAATAACTCATAATTaacttatttactttttttatcttcaatttttctatcctcatttgtatttgtttttatataactGGAAGTTTTTcacataaattcattttttaatgttCAGCAACCAACTTTTGAGATTGCACATAGAGAtgcatcttttaattttaatatatacatatttttattaagCTCTTCTTGAGGAACTTGTTAAGGGCTCTCCATTGGATATGCTTTGAGAGGCAACAAAAGATCTCTTGTGCATTTGACTCGGTCACAATTGTGATATACACGTCAATTGTGATATGACATGTTTTGAGCTAAAGAGTAAAGCATTTTTTGATTATTAAAATTAGCATAGTACAGCTCTTGTTTTGGCTTTAGTAAATTGAGTCTAACACACGAAGTTGGATGCAAATTGCCCAGTCTTTTGTCTCCTTGCTTCTTCAAAATAAAAGCATAATTGCTACACGTCTAAAATAAGCATATTGCTCGCAAACCTGCATCCTTCTGATGATGAGGATAGCTATATATAGGTTTGATGTTAGGAAATTTGATTGatatccctcttttttttttttgtggaatgTATCCCTCGTTGATGACAGTAGAATATACGTAGAATATTTTTGCACTGCGAACAAGTTTCATTCCTCCCTTGATGCTTGCAAAGTTTGGCAGATCCAAATTCATTTTCCTAATTTAAGAggccaagtttttttttaacaaattgaaatatgcactgatttccaaaaaaaaaaaaaaaaaacaagcacgATTCAGTTAGATATTCTAAAAATATGAATGTTTTTCTAAATACTCAAGAAATTTACGAATTCACCAAAATTTTATGATATGAATAATTTCGtaatgatatcatttttttcttcccacaAAAAGTTTCTCACTCGTAAGCATGCGAATGGAATACTACCTTTATTATGAGCCCAACTAAAAGCTCTTCCGTTCTACTCTGCCATCATTTCATCAAGTACAGCAGCATGCATATATATTGCCAAATTGATTCATCCCACAAGGACCAACTAGCTTGAGTGAGTAATGAATCACATAAACATATAAAGAGAATCAAGAACGATAAGATATTCTTACAACGAACCAGCAGGCATCTTTTAAATTATCACGTGATTGACAACGACAAAATAATCATGCATAAGAATTACAGGTTCTAAAATATGATGACAAAATACACCTGTTACTTATGCACCCTTGGCTACCATAAAATGGTCCACCCATCAGCACATGAAAATCCGTAAAGTTCAGTGGGTTAATTTAAGACTGATAAAATTCTGTGTATCGCCTGTGCATGCAGCAGCACCTGTTGAGAGTTGAACAGGATGAAGGAATATGGAGAACTCCATATAGTTCTTCTATTTCACTTTCTTCTCTTTCGCAGCCTGGGGCTTTTGGTAGATCACTATCTGACTCAAGATTGTAAAATTCGTTGCAACACCAATTCCATAGCCCAGTAGAACTTCAATAGAATTAAGGAGACGGTCACAATTAACAGTAAAAGAATAAATGTACTGTATACACATAAATGTCAAAAAGACTGAAATGTACCCAGAACTTTGTAAGTCAAGAGATGGAAGAcataattttccaaaaaaaaaaaaagatttgctAATTAAAATTGCCAGATCCCTAAGCAGACACAATCCCAAAAGTGTGTTTTGAAATAATGGAACAATAAAAACTTGGTAGAATATGTTCAATTTCCTCAAcaaaatgatagaaataatGTGGTTATGAAAGTGCTTTCAATAGTGGTAACAAACATGAAATGGGAACTACTTTCTGAGTACTATACACACAAGTATATATAAGCATAAAAAAATGAACTTCGGGTTTTCTGCTTCAAAAGGATAAAGAAAAGCTAGTCTGTAGAGAGCTTGAGTTGTCAAGTGATCTACTATCTTATTCATTAGATCATCCAAGAGATctgtatatgtatatgacttGTTAAAGATAATTATTAAGCATCTCTGTTGAACCTAATGAACAAGAGGTAAAGTTCTCCGTAGACTCATCCTTAAGAAAAATGAGTTTCCCTTCTTAAGAGGGAAATTCACAAATTCCATTAAATAGGGATCCATGTTTTATGGTATAAGGGATCATAAATCTTGCAATAGAACTGCTTACTCTCTCTCCCTCCCAAAACTACAATTTAaattttctaccaaaaaatgaaaagccaaaTCCTAACACTCAATACAAAGTGTTTCACACAACCCTTCAACCACAAATAGTCTGACTAGTTTTGTCTTCTAATTTTCAAATGCAGATTTAAGAACAGTTTCATAGAAAGAGGGGGCATGTGAATGGGAAAATCATTTTTAGAACCAGTTTTCCAAAATCACAAAATGTGCCTGTCTGTTATGGCATTTGGGAAGGCTCTTGAACTTGAGTTGGACCAAGGCTACAATTCTTTGATTTGGTAAAAAGTGCATGGGAATGTGGTTTTTTCCCATTAGCCTCCACAGAAATCTAAACCAAACAGGCACAAACGCTTGTTCTGATGTGAGCAGAGTTAACAATATCTACTACTATCTTTTTCAATCGCCAATACCAAAGCATGAAAATTATTCCCAATCAAAGCATGAAAATTAGACAGTTCTTATTTATTCAGGACCAGCTAAAACACCTTTTGGTCTACAATCACACAATCACAAAAATAGTTACTGCCAAGAAAGTTAAGATATAAGAAGTGTAAGAACCcataaaacaaaaggaaaaagagCCTCGTATTGTTGGGA is from Medicago truncatula cultivar Jemalong A17 chromosome 1, MtrunA17r5.0-ANR, whole genome shotgun sequence and encodes:
- the LOC11420387 gene encoding F-box protein At1g47056 codes for the protein MGQAASTVTGTNRRESAGNRSTKTTRSTALVSPMISTDDGDDVADPVDGDGNDGIGNSDYISDLPDECLAIVFQSLNPSDRNQCSLVCRRWLHVEGQSRQRLSLNAKLDLLPVIPSLFNRFDSVTKLALKCDRRSVSIRDEALVIISERCPNLTRLKLRACRELTDAGMEAFAKNCKGLRKLSCGSCTFGSKGMNAVLENCAALEELSVKRLRGIAETAVAEPIGPGVAAASLKTICLKELYNGQCFGSLILGAKNLKTLKLFRCSGDWDTLFTLMAERVASMIVEVHFERLQISDIGLQAISNCSNLEILHLVKTPECTDMGLVAIAERCKLLRKLHIDGWKANRIGDEGLIAVAKFCPNLQELVLIGVNPTRVSLEMLASNCPNLERLALCASDTVGDPEISCIAAKCLALKKLCIKSCPVSDLGMEALANGCPNLVKVKVKKCKGVTPEGGDWLRHTRVSVAVNLDAVEAELQDASASDGGAQDNGIEFPSMPGSAASTSANIASRSTVRSSSFKQRLGLLSGRKIVASTLRRWSGGSTSARHG